The sequence CAACTTTGCAAATGAATCATCGTGCGTAACGCCAAGCCTGCCATATACTTTTGTAGAACCATCTTTAAAATAAGCGACGACGTGCCCTGTTTTATTGGTGCACCTATATTCGATTGTCGCTTTTTCGAATTCCAACGCAAACATCGGACCGGCCTCTTCCTCCGTGGCGTGTGAGGCTACAAACAATAACGCTGCTCCTTCGTCTGTTTTCGCCCGCAATATGCATGTGTCAAATGTTTCAATTGGATTGGCCCGATACAATTCAGCGTCGATGTCAACGACATTGGCGCAAGTATCAATTTTGTCGCCTAGCACATACAACAAATGATGAAGAAAATGGGCTGCGGCATTGTTGGCAATGCTATCAAAAATCGCCTGCCCTTGCTGGGAATAGCGTTTTCCTGCCCAATTGGAACGTTGGTAGTACTCTGTGTTTCGCGGCCAAAACACCAATGTCTTCAGCGACTTGGCCCGCCCAAACAAGCCGGCCATTCGGTCACGCTTTAACGCATGAACGGTTTTGCTAAATGACCAATTAAAACCAATCGCCGCCCATCTTTGCGCCTCTCTTACTGCTTTTTCCCACAAAGGAAAATCATTTGCCACAGCGGAAAGCGGCTTTTCACACAGGACATGGCTGCCGTTCGTTAACGCTTCCAGAGCGTGGA is a genomic window of Shouchella clausii containing:
- a CDS encoding Gfo/Idh/MocA family protein — its product is MADLVSVVVAGINGYGSGYVKKLLTHKQALLAGVVDNAPERSPYLPDLRERGVPVYHSLTSFYREHHADLAVIATPIHFHTVHALEALTNGSHVLCEKPLSAVANDFPLWEKAVREAQRWAAIGFNWSFSKTVHALKRDRMAGLFGRAKSLKTLVFWPRNTEYYQRSNWAGKRYSQQGQAIFDSIANNAAAHFLHHLLYVLGDKIDTCANVVDIDAELYRANPIETFDTCILRAKTDEGAALLFVASHATEEEAGPMFALEFEKATIEYRCTNKTGHVVAYFKDGSTKVYGRLGVTHDDSFAKLDDCIEAIIDPNRKVPCTYETAFAHVQIIEQLKQHPIHEFANVKQVDGYRVVPGLADVLLERYETHSNGRLLPLKKR